aataataatgataataagagcATGGTTTAAGTTCTTTACCTGCACTGCATGAAGTTGGAGGGTCTCTCTGCAAGTCCTTGAGCTCCTTCAGGATTCTCTTGGATGCCATTCACTTGATATTAGATTTGTGGAAGAAGAAATCAGGAGGGGAATGATTGGAGAAGGCCAAATAATGAAAAGTAGTACAAAGAATTctatgagaaagaaaaagagggtTGAAGCCATATTTAATGGAAGCATATATGTGGTGTTTGAAGAGAGATTGAGTGGAATCAAGATTAGTACCATTTGTCGTTTTTGACCAATGGAAGTGGGCACAGTATATATTCCTCAGGAAAAAGGGGGTATGATAAGATTTTGAGAATCAAACTAGCTTTAGGAAATGGGGAATGTGTGAAAGGTGTTTGCCATTTTACTTGTGTTTTAGGCTGCTCAAACCTTTACCTTGTTCATCTTTCAAAGTTTTAATTAATCATaagcactttaagttactgctaAGTTGTTTATTTAAGAAGTCATTTTAATAGTTATAACCATATTCATATGACACACTATAAGCACTAATGAATTTTTGGCACCTGTCATAGTGTGATTTATGTAGCCGATTGCATGTTATTGTTTGTTACAATGTATCCAGCATCTGTTGACATTTTCAAACATGTCTCTTTCTTCCTTTTAGGCCTTGAGGTACCCATTTCCTTTGTGAAATGTACCAAATCCTAAAACCAGTGATGCAAGATACAAATCTACTGGATGCCTAATAATAATAGCCAACCATTGAGTATTTGATAAAGTCACAAGTGACAGATGAGTCCAGATTTGTTCTGTGAATCTTAATAATGCAATGCATATTCCGATGCATGCACAAAGTTGCTGACAGCTTAGGATTCTCTTTTTGTTAACTAGCAGCATGCATTTTCCACTTTAATATGGGATTATACTCTCCCTCATAATTCCATAATCATAACCTTCTAGATTGTCAAAGCTTGACACCTTTGATATTTATCccacactaaattaaaattcaggGAACAGATGAAAGCATGAACCCTTAATCAAACCAACTATATTTCAGTCTGTTAAGCAGCTAACATAATTACATATACTTAGTTTCATATCAAGGCACATATGCAAGCACTTCCTACATTACATTACATTACAATCCAAATAGAAACCATGTCCACAGAAGGAAATGGTCATTTAATAGTGTCAATACAACAGGTAAAACAGCCCAGAAGAGCACTAGAAGTTTGTTCATGCCAAACATATTGAGATTATGACTGTGTACACAGATCCTACAGCCAGAGAGACAAATAGATTGATGCTTATTAGCGAACCGTAAATGTGGTCAGTTGAGCCGGGCGATTTCTTCCTCTAGGTTGGAAATAGTATATAAGATATAGAATGGCAAAGACTACCAAGAAATGGCTACAGTCATGTCATCCTCTGCCAACTACCAATTTAGAACTGAGAAGATCACAATATGGAACAGGTTTTTTGaccctttctcttctttttcttctgctttGGAGGCTGGAGAACTACTTTGATGGCCGCATCAAAAACAGCCTTCACATTCTGTATTCAAAGGCAGATATCGTTAGGGCCGTGATATTATCTAACCTTTGGAACTTTTATAGATGCAGAGAACATATATGTACCTGCTGTGTTTTTGAACTACATTCGATGTAAACTGGAGCACCGATAAGTTTTCTCAGTTCCTCACCCTTCAACAAAGAGAAAATCAGATCACTGATGTATAAAGTAAGCAGATGGTCTCTCTTAAGAACACCAACTGAAGGCTAAAAGGCAATGAAATAAGACACGAAGCGATAGCAATGAATATTGGTAATGGAAGCAATGAAAGCTAGGAAGTACCTGCACTGTGGTGATAGGCGCTGCACCAGGATGATCTTGAAAAAACTGCTTATCATCCCGAAGATCTACACAAGTCGCATATTGGTTGTCAAGAAATGCCCAAGCAAGTTAATAATGACATCTTTACAATGAAAccattaaatacatataattaaGTTAGCAGTTAGCACTATATATGGGAGAAGACAAATTCCAAAAGAAACCATATGAAAAATTGAGACCAGAGACAAAATTTTCAGACTAGGAATTCTACTTTTGTTATTGACTATCAGAAATGGAAATTCTAACGAGTCAATAAAAAACGAACTTATGCAAACACCAGCTCCACCAAGGAAAATTACTCATGTTAGGTAGTAGCAATTTTCAGTCACTTTAAACTTTCTAATACTCTTCATAAATCAAGGTTTTTTCAAGATTTATCAACAGccatttagtttttaaaacaaTCATTACATTAGCCTTTTAGTTAAACAAGGAGGTAAAGGACAAAATTAAGAAAGCATTCCATGAAATGGTTTGGTATAACTGAATCAATTCTTGATTAAAGTCATGAATTAGGTAACCTTCGAGGAGGAACTTTCTTCTCTAAACCACTACTGAATAACAAGCAATCAAAGGGGAAAAAATAACAGCAATGACATTGGAATCCAGAATCTATTCCCCAACTTTCTAATAATGAAAGAAACACAGTACGAGCAAAAGACAGCAATTAGTATGATAATAAGATGAAACTTCACCGGATCACGGAACTACTATCATGCTGAAGGTTATCAGGTAGATAACAAGGGCATCAAACATCAAGAAggtaaagaaagaaagaacaagaATCTAACCAAGTTTTGTTCCAACAAGAATAATTGGAACACCAGGAGCATAATGCCTCAACTCAGGAATCCACTGgaaaaggaggaaaagaaaaaattagtcCAGagtagagagaaaaaagaacaataataataataagtatatACCAATCTTACTTTCTTGGCAACATTTTCATAGCTAGCCCTGCTTATGAGAGAGAATGCTAGCAGGAATACATCAGCTCCTCGATAGCTTAAAGGTCTTAATCTATTGTAATCTTCTTGGCCTGTtccaaaaaatttgaaaaaaaaatcaaaaccacGACACTCCCGAAACAAGAATTGAGACATAAACAGTGAAATAACTTACCAGCAGTGTCCCACAAACCCAAATTCACAGTGCTCCCATCCACAACCACATTTGCGCTGAAATTGTCAAAGACAGTTGGAACATAATCCTGTTGCCAATGGATACAAAGAAACACAAGATTATTGCAAGAAAAATCTAAGTCCTAATAGCCTGATGCAGCAATCTCAGCAAAGCAATTTACTTGGAGGGATCATTGTAACTCAGCAGAGCAGAATCATGTCAAACATAAAGACAGCATCTAAGAATCaaagtcaaaatcaaagatTTCAATAATTTCCCCCCTTTCACCCAACAAATCAGGCCAAATTAAAAGTCTTTCTAGCAAGTATACACAAAATTGATGGAAAAAGAATCACACTTTTTGCTTATTTTGAAGAAATCTTGGCATTATCATGTCCAAATAAAAGGTCCAAACAAATTGACAACGAAAATAcacaccaaaagaaaaaaaaagcaaaaacatacataaaatttaaaaattacaaaacaaacCCATTTCACATTTTGAAAAGAACAACCAGCTCAGCTGCATCCACAAAATCCCCCAATATCATCAAATTCACCTCAAAATACAGCTACTTAACACTTGATCCCCTTAGAATNNNNNNNNNNNNNNNNNNNNNNNNNNNNNNNNNNNNNNNNNNTAGGAGATAAGCATACAAGTCTTGCCAACAGCACCATCACCAACAGTGACACACTTTATGAACCTTGATGCACTCATTTCTGCAGGTAACCTAAGCAACCCACAAACGAAATCTTCCTCAAAATCTGTGCTTCTTTCTTGGGAGATGAACCCTAATGGCTCATGAGGCAATGCTGATGTTCAAGTTCTGAGCTTTGTGCATGCTCAAGAAGGAAAATGGGAGAGCAAAAAGGGGGGTTTGTAAATTGTAGTGTTTTGTTTTGTGTTGAgagaaaaaatctgaaaaaaattgaatttttttgggAACTTGGTGTGTTGGGCCTCCCTATAGTAGAGACAGCTTCTGCCAGCtatagattattatttttatatttttatatatttttatatatcataCATTCATCATTCATGCCATAATTTCAGCTCATCTTtctaccaaatttttttaaacctttttttatatatataaatatgaataaataaataatgcaccCAACAACTTTCACTTGCTTTTAGCTTTTTTTATtgtcttattttgttttattaaaaacaaaatatataaattcgaTACACtgatgattattttattattagagCATATTTTCTAAATTACTTTaatacttataaaaaaaatatttatacatcatttaaaaaaatctaattttcttttttattttttaatttatatatgttcTTTTCATTTCTAAAAGAATTTGAGTATTCAAGATTTAATtatcatatttatttaattttatttaaattaaatccaTTTATTATCTTGaatgtaaataatttaaattaagagATTCGAGTTCAAGTCttcatatttttggaaaaaaaatattttaaatattacaatattaatttttataatatcagGTGAATCATCTTTTTAAATCTAAATGTTTAGTCTATctgtttaatttcaatttttttcatgatatatatagtaaaaaaatagCAAATATGTTATGTCAAcgaaaatatatacatgtgacaattttgagaaataaaaaaaaatatgttgacaaattaaattaaaacaaagtCATTGGtttatcaaaagcaaaaaagaatAAGATAATTAGGGTTAGCATGTGAAACTAACACAAACGTGTCTTATGGAATCATTACTTTAAAATACTGGTTTTAACCCTATAAAATCGGTTAAAAGCTTACCTAATTTTTATCGTTTACcgtaaataaagaaaaagttttatgtctaattaattgttttccatttttattttcttgcccaCTAAAGCTGTTCACCAATATTTAATCACAAGATGTTGGAATTTATTAGGTCCGTGAAGGTCTAAAGCTAAATCGACAAAATGaacaataaatacaaaaaaaatgtcTTGGAGAATAATAATAGTTTTTTGGATGATATATATGAGAAGAATTATAAATAACCTAGTGAAAATAATCTTAAACTTCATGCATTGATGCAGTTCAATGGATGTACTTATAGAAGACTAGGGCTAGCATCACCAAAGGTGTACATTGGCTTCTTTAATCAATTTACAATTAAATATGAAACAATGCAATCAAGGCGGAGctagataaaatattagaagggagtcaaaaatatttacacaataaaataaaattaaaataaaattttaaaggagctaaattaaaatttacatatatttacatgtaaaaaattaaaattatgaagACCATTGTCCCCTTTCTTTATAAGTAGCTCTGCCCCTAAATATAACatgcataataattttaaataattaaaaaattctaaagtcAATAATCTTCAATATCTTCAGTCTTTAATGTACTTCATAATAAGggttatttgttatttatagacttctaacaaagaaaaatgattactttttatttgtccctaattttgtaaaaaataaaagtgggattaCACGTATTATTAGTCTCACATTTCatataataatttgatagaAAATTATAGATAAATAATTTCTAATCAACTAACtttaaataattgttgttaataattattaattttatatttttttaaaataaaatttaaataatcattaattaataacaattaattaatataaaatataatttaaaaatattttttgatttgttgttggtTAAACTTCTGTTGATTACATAACgaaattgtaatttaatttatcaagtGAGCATATTTTATAgccttttaactttttatttgtgTAACTTTGTAgcataataataaaatgcaaAGTCAAGTCAACCCATCTTGCCGTCTACTACATGGAAGAGCTTATTATAAGCAATTGCTTTTACAAATGAGAATTGAGAATTAATAATAAGAAGAAATGCCAATGCAAATaaacaacaaattttaataactatATATGGAAGATTATTATTTGTATGCCATTGaacttttaacaaaatttaaattcaagcTTTTTGTTAGCTATGCAAAAATCAACCaaatgaacaaacaaataatatatattacattcatttttgtatattatattataattaatttttatcacTTCGATATaggtctaataattaatttgatgctTAATATATACACAAGGCATAAATTGAAATTGGCATGGTAAGGTTGAGATTTTTGTGCCTGAAATGTAGATCTTccaataatataataaagatgatAAGAATGGAGAATGCAATAGTAGTAGTACATAGATATGTTCCAATAAGAAGTTAAGAAGCACGTGGAAGATGGTGACTAGAGTGATGAGGATGATGTGAAAGAAAGCAAACAATTACAATTATGTCACAAACAGCAAAGAGATAGAATGGACCACACTTTTACTTCATTAGGAAGCCATGTATGTATTCATTTGTATTGTGGGTATGGACGGCAACCTTGGCTTTTAGAGCAACAATTATTTATGTGCAAATTTAATCCATGACAAGGTACTATAGTCATATATACATTATTATCATATCAAACCAGCAACTTCTTTTACAGCACATACATTGCTCCTTTTTGTTATCTACTTGCTCCATCACACTACAAATGCACACATTTAAAGTCCATTAAGAATTAAGATATATCCATATCTCTATACTCTTTTTGTTACTAGCTTTCTACTAAAGTTCAACCATTTCTTAATCTtgtaataatttatttcatcaaatcttaatatcttaaaaatttcttttatatctctatatatatactttaaaaattttgtgatcaaacattttagaaaataaattgctgttttgttatctaaattttttttattaatttaatattgatgataataaaccaaaactaagagaaaaatagaatgaaaattgAGAGAggttaaactaataaaaaaatatataaataacagtttttattacaattaaaaaaaacttttatataatatagaagttacttttattataaatattcgtTAAAAGGATTATTAAACTACTCTTCTACCTTAACACATGACAATAATAAAGAAGTCTCGTGATCCATAAATTCAGTCATATATAAATTCAGTTctaattttaatctttattatcttatcttatcttatctttagttatcttcttttcttattttatcttatctttatttttatctttcgtAGGCAATgcactatatatatttagttttatctTCATAATTCAATGTTCAgttcaattcaatcaatcaacaatcaataaaattttttcatcttttctttttctattctttcacaattttatcaagGATCGAACTAAAATTATTTGCATAATATAAAGACTTGATtaagaatatttaaaattataggaatttgattaaattttttttaataatgtaaaaaaaattagttacaaAAGTCTAAATtgtatgattttaaaataatacaaaataaaccaaacCTTAAGAGTATTTTCCCCCCAATATTCACTCTACAATAAGAATGtgaatttcattttgttttggatggTTGTTGAGTATGATGGCAAAAGAAAGTAAGCTAAGGTTGTTAAGGTGGCTAGTGGTACCACCCACCTAATCAGAGGTTATTTTAGACTTTAGAGGATTACCATTATGTAAAAGTAAAATCATAAACATGAGAAATACTAACTACTTTAATTCTTGTGGACACAAAAGTGGTTTAATTCAGGTCCATCTGCCATTGATTGATTAGTAATTATGAAAGGAATAAGGTAGGAATAATTATCTTCCTAGACAGAGATTAATAGTATAGGCCCAACTACCAAATAAATGAACTACTTAACAcaatctaattaattattaaaagtacataaataattcaattaaagTCTACCTATTCAAAGCCACGAAAAAGGGCATGGTaggaataatttaattaaaa
The genomic region above belongs to Arachis duranensis cultivar V14167 chromosome 3, aradu.V14167.gnm2.J7QH, whole genome shotgun sequence and contains:
- the LOC107476566 gene encoding rac-like GTP-binding protein RAC1 — protein: MSASRFIKCVTVGDGAVGKTCMLISYLCIHWQQDYVPTVFDNFSANVVVDGSTVNLGLWDTAGQEDYNRLRPLSYRGADVFLLAFSLISRASYENVAKKWIPELRHYAPGVPIILVGTKLDLRDDKQFFQDHPGAAPITTVQGEELRKLIGAPVYIECSSKTQQNVKAVFDAAIKVVLQPPKQKKKKRKGQKTCSIL